The following coding sequences lie in one Methylosinus trichosporium OB3b genomic window:
- a CDS encoding recombinase family protein yields the protein MTWLRPAQLHRALAAGKGDVLLVMRPPRPLDADLLNTLDSIAKAEAGFRSLADTWSDITTLHGKLMLAVLGGHAEFERELIRARTGEGRSRAKAQGVHMGRPPALNRHQRKEALAPLAKGTATQTDLVSGSRITRLAPKIFYSSL from the coding sequence TTGACTTGGCTCCGGCCCGCCCAGCTCCACCGCGCCCTCGCCGCTGGCAAGGGCGACGTGTTGCTGGTGATGCGACCGCCTCGCCCGCTCGACGCCGATCTTCTCAACACGCTCGACTCCATTGCGAAAGCCGAAGCGGGCTTCCGCTCGCTCGCGGACACATGGTCCGACATCACGACACTGCACGGCAAATTGATGTTGGCCGTTCTCGGCGGGCACGCTGAGTTCGAGCGCGAGCTAATCCGCGCCCGCACCGGCGAGGGCCGCAGCCGCGCCAAGGCGCAAGGCGTTCACATGGGGCGGCCCCCTGCCCTCAATCGCCATCAGCGAAAGGAGGCGCTTGCGCCCCTCGCCAAAGGCACGGCGACGCAAACCGATCTCGTGTCAGGGAGCAGGATTACAAGGCTGGCGCCCAAAATTTTCTATTCGTCGCTATAA